One Pseudoliparis swirei isolate HS2019 ecotype Mariana Trench chromosome 4, NWPU_hadal_v1, whole genome shotgun sequence genomic window carries:
- the LOC130192395 gene encoding CDC42 small effector protein 2-like: MTEFWVCFSCCIAEQPQPKRRRRIDRSMIGEPTNFVHTTHVGSGDMGLGLASVDLVQAQMKSKGGYMHGGSEGSQL, from the exons ATGACTGAGTTCTGGgtttgtttcagctgctgcattGCGGAGCAGCCACAGCCT aagcggcggcggcggatcgATCGCTCCATGATCGGGGAGCCGACAAACTTCGTCCACACCACACACGTCGGCTCGGGGGACATGGGCCTGGGGTTGGCTTCa GTGGACCTCGTTCAAGCCCAAATGAAATCTAAAGGCGGCTACATGCACGGAGGATCTGAAGGGTCTCAGTTGTAA